The genomic segment GGTCGATGGATCGGTATCCGAAACGCTCGGCCACGAAGCGGTCGGCATCATCGCTGATACTTCGGGGCGATCGTCGTTCAAACCCGGCGACCGTGTCATCGTCATGCCTGAGAACGGATGCGGGACATGCACGCTCTGCCTCGCCGGAGAACATATACACTGTGAACACCCTATCAATGCGCTTGCCGTTGCCGGCAGTTCTACCGGACGCGCGACATACGCACAATACTGCATTCAGCAGGAGCATCTCCTGCTGCGAATCCCTGATGATATTTCGGACGACCATGCTGCGATGGCATTATGCGCTCTCGGCCCCACGTTCAATGCAATGCAGAAGATGCAGGTACATGCGGGAGAGACCGTTCTCATTTCCGGGCTCGGTGCTGTCGGCCTCGGCGGTGTGATCAACGCCGTCGCGCGCGGCGCGCGTGTCATCGCGCTTGAGATGCATCCCTACCGCACGAAACTCGCGCTTTCGCTCGGGGCGGAAGCGGTCATCGATCCGAAAGACCCCGGCGCGCTCAAACACATACTCGCGCTCACGAACGATCGCGGCGCAGACGCCTCCGTCGAAACAAGCAGCGCGCCGGACGCACTTAGCTTCATCGCAGAGGCGACACAGCGCATGGGGCGTATCGCCATAGTCGGCTGGGCGGGATCGATAATCGGGGCACAGCTTGTCAAGAAAGGGCTCACTGTCTTCGGCGCATGGCATTGGAATCACCTCCGCGATGCAGAAGCGATGTTCACGACCATTCGAAGATCACGAGCGCTTCTCGACCGCTTCATCACGCATCGATTCCCGATGAGCAGGATCGAGGACGCATGGACGGCTCAGCGATCGGGGGAATGCGGAAAGATACTTGTCGATCC from the Spirochaetota bacterium genome contains:
- a CDS encoding zinc-binding dehydrogenase, giving the protein VDGSVSETLGHEAVGIIADTSGRSSFKPGDRVIVMPENGCGTCTLCLAGEHIHCEHPINALAVAGSSTGRATYAQYCIQQEHLLLRIPDDISDDHAAMALCALGPTFNAMQKMQVHAGETVLISGLGAVGLGGVINAVARGARVIALEMHPYRTKLALSLGAEAVIDPKDPGALKHILALTNDRGADASVETSSAPDALSFIAEATQRMGRIAIVGWAGSIIGAQLVKKGLTVFGAWHWNHLRDAEAMFTTIRRSRALLDRFITHRFPMSRIEDAWTAQRSGECGKILVDPWQ